TTTTATAACCTTTTCATTCTCACTTTCAAAGACAAATCTATCAACCTGCTCACCTATCATGAAATCAGTGTCTCCAGGGTCTTCAATCCTCACCCTTCTCATCATCTGCCTTATTATTATCTCTATGTGTTTATCATTAATTGAGACACCCTGAAGTCTGTAAACCTTCTGGACCTCATCAACAAGATATCTCTGCAGTTCTGTGGGCCCTAGGATGTCAAGAATATCATGAGGGTTTACAGCACCGTCCATAAGGGGTTCACCTGCTCTCACAAAATCTCCCTCATGAACACTAACATGTTTACCTTTAGGAATCGTATACTCTTTCACGACATCACCACCTCTTATTACAACAACCCTTGTACCCTTGGGACCAGCCTTGAATTCAACAATGCCATCTATCTCAGATACCATGGCGTATTCCTTTGGTCTCCTTGCCTCAAAGAGCTCAGCCACCCTCGGAAGTCCTCCTGTGATATCCTTTGTCTTTGTAGTCTCTCTAGGAATCTTTGCTATTACATCGCCGGGATATACAGTCTCACCCTTTTCAACAAGTATATGAGCACCTGCAGGAAGAATGTATCTTGCCAGTCCTGTTCCGACCTTTATAGTCCTTCCCTGAGCATCCTTTATAGATATTCTCGGTCTCATGTGGGCAGGATAGTCAATAATAACCTTCTGGCTAAGGCCTGTTATCTCATCAACTGTCTCCTTAACAGTAACACCCTCCACTATATCTCCGAGGGCTACACGTCCTCCAACCTCTGTAATAATTGGAGTTGAATAAGGGTCCCACTCAGCAAGTTTCTGTCCAGCCTCTATCTTCTGGCCATTCTTCACAAGGAGTCTTGTGCCATAGACAAGATTGTATTTCTCCTTTTCCCTTCCTTCCTTATCAACAACAGCTATCATGGCATTCCTGTTAAGTACAACAAGTAAACCTTCCCTGTTCTGGACAGC
The Thermodesulfovibrionales bacterium genome window above contains:
- a CDS encoding DNA-directed RNA polymerase subunit beta'; the protein is AQSIGEPGTQLTMRTFHIGGTATKVIEQAVHEAKNPGTVKFINVNAVQNREGLLVVLNRNAMIAVVDKEGREKEKYNLVYGTRLLVKNGQKIEAGQKLAEWDPYSTPIITEVGGRVALGDIVEGVTVKETVDEITGLSQKVIIDYPAHMRPRISIKDAQGRTIKVGTGLARYILPAGAHILVEKGETVYPGDVIAKIPRETTKTKDITGGLPRVAELFEARRPKEYAMVSEIDGIVEFKAGPKGTRVVVIRGGDVVKEYTIPKGKHVSVHEGDFVRAGEPLMDGAVNPHDILDILGPTELQRYLVDEVQKVYRLQGVSINDKHIEIIIRQMMRRVRIEDPGDTDFMIGEQVDRFVFESENEKVIKQGGRPAMAKPLLLGITKASLTTDSWVSAASFQETTRVLTEAALNGAVDELRGLKENVIMGRMIPAGTGMLRYRNTFVKRELISLLAEQRPAITEEREVSE